One part of the Bradyrhizobium sp. CB1650 genome encodes these proteins:
- a CDS encoding nickel/cobalt transporter, protein MSSSGLMGWIFAEQAVFYRSLSGFIRASKEDGAAMWELFGISFVYGIFHAIGPGHGKAVISSYLVANEETWRRGVVLSFASAGAQSVVAIIVVAIAAVLLGATAKAIGLTVHLVEVTSYALVIMIGLRLLYVKGRGLLIACRELTWREVPSLAFTSAPAAADLTAKGFQLPERRFGAMAMRGGQCQADGCTVHTHGFHCQEHHESAWGHAHGPEPAELGGAGGWRRGLAAVVAVGLRPCSGAIIVLIFALAQDLFWTGVGATMIMGLGTAVTVAAIAILAVSARGFARRIAETRAGNGMLAMRAIEVAAAALIVAFGILLLAGYMASEQLWMFTG, encoded by the coding sequence ATGTCCTCATCGGGGCTCATGGGCTGGATCTTTGCCGAACAGGCCGTCTTCTACCGCTCGCTCTCGGGCTTCATCCGGGCCTCCAAGGAGGACGGGGCCGCGATGTGGGAGCTGTTCGGCATCTCGTTTGTTTACGGCATCTTCCATGCCATAGGTCCTGGGCACGGCAAGGCCGTGATCTCGTCCTACCTCGTGGCAAATGAGGAGACCTGGCGCCGCGGCGTGGTCCTATCGTTTGCGTCCGCGGGCGCCCAATCGGTGGTGGCCATCATCGTCGTGGCCATTGCCGCCGTGCTGCTTGGCGCAACGGCCAAGGCAATCGGCCTCACTGTCCATCTGGTCGAGGTCACAAGCTATGCTCTGGTCATCATGATCGGTCTCAGGCTGCTCTACGTCAAAGGCCGCGGCCTCCTGATCGCCTGCCGCGAACTCACCTGGCGTGAAGTCCCAAGCCTCGCTTTCACGTCGGCTCCAGCTGCCGCGGACTTAACGGCCAAAGGCTTTCAGTTGCCGGAGCGGCGGTTCGGCGCGATGGCTATGCGCGGCGGCCAATGCCAGGCCGACGGCTGCACTGTTCACACGCATGGCTTCCATTGCCAGGAGCACCATGAATCGGCATGGGGCCACGCCCATGGACCCGAGCCAGCGGAGCTCGGCGGTGCGGGCGGCTGGCGGCGGGGGCTCGCGGCGGTGGTCGCGGTTGGTTTAAGGCCCTGCTCCGGCGCGATCATCGTCCTGATCTTCGCGCTGGCCCAGGACCTGTTCTGGACCGGCGTCGGCGCCACGATGATAATGGGATTGGGCACAGCCGTGACGGTCGCCGCGATCGCAATCCTCGCGGTTAGTGCGCGAGGATTCGCAAGGCGCATCGCCGAAACCCGGGCGGGAAACGGCATGCTCGCGATGCGCGCGATCGAGGTCGCGGCCGCGGCGCTCATCGTCGCGTTTGGTATCCTGCTGTTGGCGGGCTACATGGCCAGCGAGCAGCTCTGGATGTTCACTGGGTAG